A part of Ursus arctos isolate Adak ecotype North America chromosome X, UrsArc2.0, whole genome shotgun sequence genomic DNA contains:
- the LOC113265813 gene encoding melanoma-associated antigen B16-like, producing MPQHQKNPQCLYGQCFQTCSEIKDMEVVQVSKALEETHLSSYPLMPGNSKEAPDAGRPSTPESHQSFCSSSIALTTTSSSEMNEGFSSQEEENSTSWAGPDSRSVPTNALDEKVISLVNFMLFKYHMKEPMTKADMKIVINECEDHFTEIFLRASEHMEMVFGLDVKRVDPTNHCYGLFIKLGLTYDGVLDGEEGMPKTGILIFILGVVFMNGNSATEEEVWGVLSLTGIHAGRKHVIFGEPRKLITKDFVKEKYLEYRQVANSDPARFEFLWGPRAHAETTKMRVLEFLAKVHGTDPSSFPSQYEEALQDEEERARARISARSVSASVATASSRAKSSHFSCS from the coding sequence ATGCCTCAGCATCAAAAGAATCCACAATGCTTATATGGTCAGTGCTTTCAGACCTGCAGTGAGATCAAGGATATGGAAGTTGTACAGGTCTCCAAGGCTCTGGAAGAGACCCATCTCTCCTCATATCCTCTGATGCCTGGCAATTCAAAGGAGGCTCCTGATGCTGGTAGACCCAGTACCCCTGAGAGTCATCAGAGTTTCTGCTCATCTTCCATTGCCCTCACAACCACCTCATCAAGTGAAATGAATGAGGGCTTCAGTAGCCAAGAAGAAGAGAATAGCACCTCATGGGCTGGGCCAGACTCCAGGAGTGTGCCCACAAATGCTCTAGATGAGAAAGTGATTTCGTTGGTCAATTTCATGCTGTTCAAGTATCACATGAAAGAGCCAATGACAAAGGCAGATATGAAGATTGTCATCAACGAGTGTGAAGACCACTTCACTGAGATCTTCCTGAGAGCCTCTGAGCACATGGAGATGGTCTTTGGCCTTGATGTGAAGAGAGTGGATCCCACCAACCACTGCTATGGCCTCTTCATCAAATTGGGCCTCACCTATGATGGGGTGCTGGATGGTGAAGAGGGCATGCCCAAGACCGGCATCCTGATCTTTATCCTGGGTGTGGTCTTCATGAATGGCAACAGTGCCACCGAAGAGGAAGTCTGGGGAGTTCTGAGTTTGACGGGGATACATGCTGGGAGGAAGCACGTCATCTTTGGGGAGCCCAGGAAGCTCATCACCAAAGATTTCGTGAAGGAAAAGTACCTGGAGTACAGGCAGGTGGCCAACAGTGATCCTGCACGGTTTGAATTCCTCTGGGGCCCGAGAGCCCACGCTGAAACCACCAAGATGAGAGTCCTGGAGTTTCTGGCCAAGGTTCATGGGACTGACCCGAGTTCTTTCCCATCTCAGTATGAGGAGGCTTTGCAAGATGAAGAAGAGAGAGCCCGAGCCAGAATTTCAGCCAGGTCTGTCTCTGCTTCTGTGGCCACTGCGAGTTCTAGGGCCAAGTCCAGTCATTTCTCTTGCTCCTAG